A stretch of Besnoitia besnoiti strain Bb-Ger1 chromosome Unknown contig00015, whole genome shotgun sequence DNA encodes these proteins:
- a CDS encoding glucose-6-phosphate 1-dehydrogenase (encoded by transcript BESB_027450), producing MRPPPPVAPEREPSDSDEDCLRIRNLRTRQPLDNMEGSQSASGVFQTFSVGSLQPLASGAPVATRGIFDIPERPREVSCRTEEAFVAHGAYLLLSCIQRKLAESGYAKVVVGLSGGSTPLPIYTALRHLALSAAEQGFARAASDFASDWSPSLQQQIEEDEQRRHLGAEVDWSRVYFFLVDERYVPPDHPDSNQLKIRQHLLGQPNGVACDREGAACDPDEALHIPEANLIFPDTTLPLDECIVRYHSALLELLSSTQSIDLVTLGLGPDAHIASIFPPLSEEQLKEQMNPTSVVLHTRQDRFPVSDRITISLQLLCGAHKKLFFLKGEEKIRLWREMQDNSRPKTVLEHPALAVLQSGNVRVVASPPLDVDEVRMQQELRDRNTFLSVIILGASGDLAQKKTYRALFSLFCEGLLPPAFQIVGYARSKMTFEQLWEKIVPGMKPLSSFFCRKGSSGNLLSQFKSHCTYVSGQYDSTEDFGELAKVLAKAEGGAKHVGRLLYLALPPEVYLPSVRSYCHACWNENGWNRVIVEKPFGRDLETSDKLAASIMTLLQEREIFRIDHYLGKEMALSLIALRFANVAFMPLFHRNYVHSVRITFKEEGGTWGRGGYFNNYGIIRDVMQNHMIQLLTLVAMERPASLKDDDIRDEKVKVLKQMPPVKLSETVLGQFTKSADGKLLGYTDDETVPDDSKTATFCTCVLWINNERWNGVPFIFKAGKALESKKTEVRVQLREAPAGDSFFGEPNLTPNELVILVQPHEAVYLKIHTKKPGLLSSGLQPTELDLSVMDRFDVDRLPDAYERLILDVVRGDKQNFVRTDELREAWRIFTPLLHEIEENQVEPMPYPAGSSGPQASYELIQKYYSYKQNSYTWSPPVKRECSATDSAE from the exons ATGCGCCCGCCACCACCTGTCGCGCCCGAGCGCGAGCCGTCGGATTCTGACGAA GACTGTCTTCGGATCCGCAACCTACGCACCAGACAGCCACTCGACAACATGGAGG GTTCGCAGAGTGCAAGCGGCGTCTTTCAGACCTTCTCGGTTgggtcgctgcagccgctcgcatcgggcgcgcctgtcgccacGCGAGGCATTTTCGACATTCCAGAGCGCCCACGCGAAGTGTCCTGCCGCACCGAAGAGGCGTTTGTTGCTCACGGCGCGTACCTGCTTCTCAGCTGCATTCAGCGGAAACTCGCAGAAAGCGGATACGCCAAGGTAGTCGTGGGCTTGTCCG GAGGgtcgacgccgctgccgatTTACACCGCACTGCGGCATttggcgctctccgccgcagagcagGGCTTtgcccgcgcggcctcggacTTTGCGTCAGActggtcgccgtcgctgcagcagcagatcGAGGAAGATGAGCAGCGCCGGCATCTGGGCGCAGAAGTCGACTGGAGTCGTGTCTACTTCTTCTTGGTAGACGAGCGCTACGTGCCGCCGGATCATCCGGACTCGAATCAGCTGAAAATTCGCCAACACCTCCTCGGACAGCCcaacggcgtcgcctgcgaccgcgagggcgccgcctgcgatcCTGACGAGGCACTGCACATCCCGGAGGCGAACCTGATATTTCCCGACACCACGCTCCCGCTCGACGAGTGCATCGTCAGATACCACAgc GCTCTCCTCGAGCTTCTCTCCTCGACGCAGAGTATCGACCTCGTGACGCTGGGCCTGGGACCCGACGCGCACATCGCCTCGATTTTCCCGCCGCTCTCTGAGGAGCAGCTGAAGGAGCAGATGAACCCGACCTCCGTCGTCCTGCACACGCGCCAAGACCG ATTTCCTGTCTCAGACAGAATCACGATTTCGCTTCAGCTGCTGTGCGGCGCGCACAAGAAGCTTTTCTTTCTcaaaggcgaggagaagattCGTCTCTGGCGGGAGATGCAGGACAACTCTCGCCCGAAG accgTCCTGGAGCACCCCGCACTGGCAGTTCTGCAGTCCGGGAACGTGCGCGTCGTGGCGAGCCCGCCGCTGGACGTCGACGaggtgcgcatgcagcaggagctgcgcgacAGAAACACTTTTCTCTCGGTCATCATCCTGGGCGCCAGCGGTGACCTCGCTCAGAAAAAGACATA CCGTGCGCTGTTTAGCCTCTTCTGCGAAGGGCTTCTTCCGCCCGCATTCCAGATTGTG GGTTACGCTCGTTCGAAGATGACGTTTGAGCAGCTGTGGGAGAAGATCGTTCCAGGCATGAA ACCGCTGAGttccttcttctgccgcaAAGGGAGTTCTGGCAACCTCCTCTCGCAGTTCAAAAGTCACTGCACTTACGT GTCAGGCCAATACGACAGCACCGAGGATTTCGGCGAACTCGCAAAAGTGCTAGCGAAGGCCGAGGGGGGCGCAAAGCACGTTGGCAGGCTCCTGTatctcgcgctgccgccagagGTCTACCTGCCGAGCGTGAGGAGCTACTGCCACGCATGCTGGAACGAAAATG GCTGGAATCGGGTGATTGTTGAGAAGCCCTTTGGCCGCGACCTGGAGACGTCAGACAAGCTCGCAGCGAGCATCATGACACTTCTCCAAGAGCGAGAG ATTTTCCGTATCGATCACTACCTCGGGAAGGAGATGGCGCTGAGTCTGATTGCGCTACGCTTCGCAAACGTGGCCTTCATGCCG CTTTTCCACAGAAACTACGTGCACAGCGTCAGGATCACCTTCAaagaggagggcggcacCTGGGGGCGTGGAGGGTACTTCAACAACTACG GCATTATTCGCGACGTGATGCAGAATCACATGATTCAGCTGCTCACACTCGTCGCCATGGAGCGACCAGCGTCGCTGAAGGACGACGACATTCGCGACGAGAAAGTGAAAGTCCTCAAGCAGATGCCACCAGTCA AGCTTTCTGAGACAGTCCTCGGGCAGTTCACCAAGTCTGCAGACGGTAAACTGCTCGGCTACACCGAT GACGAAACCGTGCCCGATGACTCTAAGACTGCGACGTTCTGCACGTGCGTCCTCTGGATCAACAACGAACGCTGGAACGGCGTGCCCTTCATTTTCAAG GCGGGAAAGGCGCTGGAAAGCAAAAAGACGGAAGTCcgcgtgcagctgcgcgaagcGCCAGCCGGCGACTCTTTCTTCGGAGAACCGAATCTCACGCCAAACGAGCTCGTTATCCTT gtGCAGCCTCACGAAGCCGTGTACCTGAAGATTCACACGAAGAAGCCCGGCCTGCTGAGCTCGGGGCTGCAGCCCACCGAGCTCGATCTGAGCG TGATGGACCGCTTCGACGTGGACCGCCTACCCGACGCCTACGAGCGCCTCATCCTCGACGTCGTTCGCGGCGACAAGCAGAACTTCGTCAGAACCG ACGAGCTGCGGGAAGCGTGGCGGATTTTcacgccgctgctgcacgaAATCGAGGAGAATCAGGTCGAGCCTATGCCCTACCCGGCGGGATCCTCCGGTCCGCAGGCGTCCTACGAGTTGATTCAAAAATATTACAGCTACAAACAGAACAGCTACACGTGGTCGCCGCCTGTGAAGAGAGAGTGCTCCGCGACCGACAGCGCCGAGTAG
- a CDS encoding uncharacterized protein (encoded by transcript BESB_027440), with protein sequence MFSPEFLCLGAACDLIKCSNNSDCPPFHTCTGYSTAWFGKGTGLFGGNGLGVGQLLGQPIRGSGGFLSASPAVAAGMIDGVWSALAPELKPPIKTLFNPNFCEPSELRQPSNIVTPGGYFVTADMRAWAPPGPQRVVDLPEASEIGTLYNTPSVNEAFSFKSTRINTDSGVQATGTGKEFSSRRTHPQASINGGLIQYELDMNHQGQAVMVAKSVYDEPNNTVKADLSFDDTSESVRKEAHAHHNHSTRGADMSKSPAGEITTDSPFRPRAYKEVRSTLRETDPTIIAPRDADAEAHNDDQESPAGAPPVIKPSARADRMDGLPPPNISLTQRDKQRIEKRSLPTPASARAHAPETTVESALMHQIQSLDDKQVDALLARLLGEPSLPDGESGSGSGRVRLLRTLQETEQTKTPEGLDVLFDLAQLAAELLPLNKTPLLGSVGLQNPAQFGMNVMNAKWEAQIKCLIPVAVAYSPLGTVILDLSNRSESPSIIRNDLFEAFIKGNHDNNRKPLVSVAEVSNMRDVRRDFVFIVCSRPGRYISKFEVSISFAGQDGKVGNVCPVEVLCEESTEIPASELALRFETITEEQEEEPPNEEKEKKKKKEKREKKEKKETKREKGRKEETEELQETDEAPFLESFEPITQPQISA encoded by the exons ATGTTCTCACCTGAGTTCTTGTGCCTTGGCGCCGCGTGTGATCTAATCAAATGCAGCAATAATTCGGACTGTCCGCCGTTCCATACCTGCACTGGATATTCCACAGCTTGGTTCGGTAAAGGAACCGGGCTTTTTGGCGGAAACGGTCTTGGCGTTGGACAGCTGCTGGGGCAGCCTATACGCGGATCAGGTGGTTTCCTGTCCGCTAGCCCAGCAGTGGCAGCAGGGATGATCGACGGCGTATGGAGTGCCCTGGCCCCTGAGTTGAAGCCGCCAATCAAAACCCTGTTCAATCCCAACTTCTGCG AGCCGTCGGAGCTTCGGCAGCCGTCGAATATCGTAACGCCAGGCGGATACTTTGTGACAGCAGACATGCGTGCGTGGGCACCTCCCGGTCCACAGCGAGTAGTCGACCTACCCGAGGCCAGCGAGATTGGAACTCTCTACAACACCCCGTCGGTAAATGAGGCTTTTTCGTTCAAGTCTACGAGGATCAACACGGATTCCGGAGTTCAAGCCACGGGAACTGGAAAAGAGTTCAGTTCCCGACGGACGCATCCGCAGGCCTCCATCAATGGAGGGTTGATTCAATACGAGCTTGACATGAATCACCAAGGGCAAGCTGTGATGGTCGCAAAGTCTGTCTATGACGAGCCGAACAACACTGTCAAGGCAGATTTGTCATTCGACGACACGAGTGAGTCTGTAAGGAAAGAAGCACACGCGCACCACAACCACTCAACGAGAGGAGCAGACATGTCGAAGTCTCCTGCGGGTGAGATCACGACGGACTCACCATTCAGGCCTCGCGCGTACAAAGAGGTTCGTTCGACGCTTCGCGAGACAGACCCGACGATAATCGCTCCGAGAGATGCGGATGCGGAAGCCCACAACGATGACCAGGAGTCTCCGGCAGGTGCGCCTCCTGTGATAAAGCCATCCGCACGGGCGGATAGGATGGACGGTCTTCCACCTCCGAATATTTCGCTGACGCAGAGAGATAAACAGCGCATAGAGAAACGTAGTCTGCCGACACCTGCTTCAGCACGAGCCCACGCTCCTGAGACGACGGTCGAGTCAGCCCTTATGCACCAGATTCAATCGCTCGATGACAAGCAAGTTGATGCCCTGTTGGCCAGGCTGCTAGGAGAACCTTCGCTCCCTGATGGAGAGTCAGGATCGGGCTCTGGCAGGGTCCGACTACTCCGAACCCTGCAAGAGACTGAACAGACGAAGACTCCAGAGGGCTTGGATGTGCTCTTCGATTTGGCCCAGCTTGCTGCTGAGTTGCTCCCCCTGAATAAAACTCCGTTACTTGGCTCAGTGGGACTGCAGAACCCCGCGCAGTTTGGTATGAATGTCATGAATGCAAAATGGGAGGCTCAGATTAAGTGTCTTATCCCAGTTGCAGTCGCCTACTCTCCGTTGGGGACTGTGATTCTGGATCTGTCAAATCGCAGCGAGTCGCCCTCGATAATACGAAACGACTTATTCGAAGCCTTCATCAAGGGCAACCACGACAACAACCGAAAACCTTTGGTGTCTGTCGCTGAGGTATCCAACATGAGGGACGTCCGCCGCGACTTCGTCTTCATAGTTTGCAGCCGGCCCGGTCGATACATCTCCAAGTTCGAAGTTTCAATCTCTTTCGCCGGCCAAGATGGAAAAGTGGGCAACGTATGCCCCGTAGAAGTCC TGTGCGAGGAGAGCACAGAGATCCCGGCGTCTGAGCTCGCTCTTCGCTTCGAGACGATCACGGAAGAACAGGAAGAGGAACCGCCCAatgaagagaaggagaagaagaagaaaaaagagaaaagggagaagaaggagaaaaaggaaacaaAGAGGGAAAAGGGCAGGAAGGAAGAAACGGAAGAACTGCAGGAAACAGATGAGGCACCATTCTTGGAGTCATTTGAGCCTATCACGCAGCCGCAAATATCAGCGTAA
- a CDS encoding uncharacterized protein (encoded by transcript BESB_027460): MSDCLLSGLGKAYFRRERRVFPGAYTPLPRGVRPFGEAPPRVAARPLKDAATPGDGAAVLSDSDPKRNGVKTGVFGLPAHRRPLAWTTGSRRETPGSGSGEAKVEGVYVQPAERPDAGPRPRRSRFASPRFSLAQAALAAASHRLVFARRDLLQTNASFSECTRARLEISAKHRTSLRLTSADARSLATSSACDASAAPAYSCCIRPDCACPSEPWASSLPHAGGGRDRSPEARAGLGVQPRLERSCSCRAVLCACAAPAALDVAQEETRTLSWAQLFDLLRNNTASLGTPHVAVDRLPDCCKGETGPEPPQSPQSPQSPQSPQSPPTPASPQEGRDEPGGKAEGAKATLGNRAPAARGKRWELLGVASIAQGPGTPPFADGDSARLELPRLRHLTLGRTHEV; this comes from the exons ATGTCCGACTGCCTTCTCTCCGGTCTTGGCAAGGCCTATTTTCGTCGAGAACGTCGGGTTTTTCCAGGGGCGTACACCCCCCTCCCGAGGGGCGTAAGGCCCTTTGGAGAAGCCCCACCAAGGGTCGCGGCCCGGCCCCTAAAGGACGCAGCTACcccaggcgacggcgcggcggtgcTGTCAGATTCCGACCCTAAGCGCAACGGAGTGAAGACCGGCGTCTTCGGCTTGCCTGCGCACAGACGGCCCCTCGCGTGGACCACCGGCtcccgcagagagacgcccgGAAGCGGCAGTGGAGAAGCCAAGGTCGAgggggtgtacgtacagccgGCTGAGAGACCGGACGCCGGGCCTCGGCCTCGGCGAAGCCGGTTCGCATCGCCGCGTTTCTCtctggcgcaggcggctctggctgcggcctcgcatCGCCTTGTCTTCGCAAGACGAGACCTCCTACAGACAAACGCCTCCTTCTCAGAGTGCAC GCGCGCTCGGCTCGAGATCTCAGCAAAGCATCGAAC CTCCTTGCGCCTCACTTCCGCGGACGCCCGCTCGCTGGCGACTTCGTCTGCGTGTGACGCATCTGCCGCGCCTGCTTATTCTTGTTGCATTCGCCCCGACTGCGCCTGTCCTTCGGAGCCTtgggcgtcgtcgctgccacacgccggcggcggcagagacaggagcccagaggcgcgcgccggtctCGGCGTGCAACCACGTCTggagcgcagctgcagctgccgcgccgtcctctgcgcgtgcgcggcacCGGCTGCCCTCGATGTcgcgcaggaggagacgcgaacgcTCTCCTGGGCGCAGCTCTTCGATCTGCTGAGAAACAACACAGCCTCGCTCGGCACGCCACACGTGGCGGTCGATCGCCTGCCAGACTGCTGCAAGGGCGAGACCGGGCCAGAGCCCCCACAGTCCCCACAGTCCCCACAGTCCCCACAGTCCCCACAGTCCCCACCGACCCCGGCGAGCCCGCAAGAGGGAAGAGACGAGCCCGGAGGCAAAGCAGAGGGCGCCAAGGCGACTCTGGGAaatcgcgcgcctgcggccagAGGCAAACGCTGGGAGCTCCTCGGCGTGGCCTCGATTGCACAGGGCCCGGGGACGCCTCCCTTCGCGGACGGAGACTCGGCGCGTCTCgagctgcctcgcctgcgtcaccTGACGCTCGGCCGCACCCATGAGGTGTAG
- a CDS encoding chloride transporter, chloride channel (ClC) family protein (encoded by transcript BESB_027470) yields MRAHYAAAAKWLPLLQLARELRNVRELELVFGDRLWCAVEAAVEENSPRSSRHISSGDLLLRFLWCAVVTQYSTRLIKLIPKLLKLVPEKAEPALASLNPLHGLYPHPRGAAAEASGEGADAHRSSAESPLRLSASSCRSRVLRPQPPPPRPHGSSALPSLRTVAISGRNKRSALAVAKSLTPHPSASASAPADSSSEGNTCGAQSEASAAGEGRSLPRSSPRLSPPPASGCVSLSCSSSSACSRSLASSPSLRPRSLRDSPESCHSGESSARVGPRLPPEPHVEGSTDPRLAAASAPLPSARGGSPVCAMQSNWLEEIALLHMPLESCGFAFAAVREAGDSAARVVALQSTTLMYKKLEFSLSLQKKASLACFNIVLVNCAWLRRHPSAQGRRHSTLSTQRARFCVGCLSEGS; encoded by the exons ATGCGAGCGCActacgcggccgcggcgaagtggctgccgctgctgcagctcgcgcgcgagcttcGCAACGTGCGGGAACTCGAGTTGGTATTCGGCGACAGACTGTGGTGTGCAGTTGAGGCGGCCGTCGAAGAAAACTCGCCTCGCAGTTCGCGGCACATTTCGTCTGGTGACTTGCTTTTGCGCTTTCTCTGGTGCGCCGTAGTAACGCAATACTCAACTCGC CTCATCAAACTCATTCCAAAGCTTCTCAAGCTCGTCCCCGAGAAGGCCGAACCGGCGCTCGCTTCTCTGAAC CCGCTTCACGGTCTTTATCCGCACCCGCGAGGTGCAGCAGCTGAGGCTTCTGGCGAAGGTGCTGACGCGCATCGAAGTTCTGCAGAATCTCCG cTACGTCTTTCAGCTTCCtcctgtcgctcgcgcgtcctccgtccGCAGCcaccgccgccccgcccccatGGAAGCTCAGCGCTGCCCAGCCTGCGGACTGTGGCGATTTCTGGGCGAAACAAAcgcagcgccctcgcggtcgcgaaGTCACTGACGCCCCACCCTTCCGCTTCGGCTTCGGCTCCTGCCGATTCTTCTTCCGAAGGCAACACGTGTGGAGCTCAGTCGGAGGCGTCCGCTGCTGGGGAAGGCCGGTCGCTTCCTCGTTCTTCtccccgtctctctccgcccccTGCATCCGGCTGTGTATCTCTGAgctgctcttcttcgtctgcttgtTCGCGGTCTTTagcgtcttctccgtcgttgcgtcctcgctctctccgcgacTCTCCCGAGTCTTGTCACTCCGGCGagtcttccgcgcgcgtaGGCCCTCGTCTGCCCCCCGAACCTCATGTGGAAGGCTCCACAGACCCGCggctcgcagcggcgtcggcgcccctCCCTTCGGCGCGTGGGGGTTCGCCAGTCTGCGCGATGCAGTCTAACTGGCTGGAGGAGATTGCGTTGCTGCACATGCCGCTGGAGAGCTGCGgattcgccttcgccgccgtgcGAGAAgcgggcgacagcgccgcgcgcgtcgtggcTCTTCAGTCGACCACTCTCATGTACAAGAAGCTCGAGTTTTCACTCTCCTTGCAAAAAAAagcgtcgctcgcctgcttcaACATCGTCCTCGTTAATTGTGCGTGGCTTCGTCGTCATCCAAGCGCGCAAGGGAGGAGACACTCGACGCTTTCAACACAAAGGgcgcgcttctgcgtcgGGTGCCTCTCTGAAGGCTCCTGA